The sequence CGTATCCGAGGTATCCGGTGGATACCGGGAGCGGGCGTCGCGGCTGGCCGGCGCGGTGCTGTGGACGCGCACGGCACCTCCGGCGGCCCGGCCGGTGCTGCCCGACGGCTGTATGGACCTGATCTGGAGCGAGGGCGGCCGGCTGCTGGTGGCCGGTCCGGACACCGGGCCGCAATTCCCGGGAGGTGTCGTTCCCGGCGCCGTTCCTCATGGCATCGAGGGCCCTCATCGCCTGGAGAGCCCTCATCGCCTGAAGAGCCCCCATGGCCTGGAGGGCACGGGAGGCACCCTCTTCGTGGGGCTGCGCTTCGCGCCGGGGCAGGGGCCGGTTGTCTTCGGCGTACCGGCCCATGAACTGCGCAACCGGCGGGTGCCCTTGGCGGACCTGTGGCCCGCCGGCCGGGTACGGGAGCTGGCCGGGCGGCTGGCGGCGGCACGGGAGACGGGTGACGGGGGCGGCGCGGGCGGTGTCGGTGGCATCGGCGGCATCGGCATCGGCGGTGTCGGCGGCGTTGGCCGTGTCCTGGAGGAGACCGCCGGGGCCCGTCTCCAGGACGTTGATGCCACCACAGCACGGGGGC is a genomic window of Streptomyces sp. Edi2 containing:
- a CDS encoding helix-turn-helix domain-containing protein, with product MGEERYSDEPPGVSGACGEYGVSEVSGGYRERASRLAGAVLWTRTAPPAARPVLPDGCMDLIWSEGGRLLVAGPDTGPQFPGGVVPGAVPHGIEGPHRLESPHRLKSPHGLEGTGGTLFVGLRFAPGQGPVVFGVPAHELRNRRVPLADLWPAGRVRELAGRLAAARETGDGGGAGGVGGIGGIGIGGVGGVGRVLEETAGARLQDVDATTARGRTAAVAAALARGRPVAEVARSVALSERQLYRLSLDAFGYGPKTLTRVLRFVRALDLARSGMPRAQVAACAGYADQAHLAREVKVLAGAPMGVLLAPG